The sequence AACAGATGTGGGCGATGGAAGAAACACCACGCCTGTTTGAAGAGGCCGATGGATGGGCGACGCACATGCTTTGGGGCATGGGGATCGCGAGCCGTGATCTGGATTTTGACGGCCTGAGCGAGGTGTTCCTCAGCTCGATGGGAGATCAGCGGCTGATGCGTTTGAGCGGGGGCCAAGGACCGGCATTCGAGGATGTTCCTTACGAAAAAGGCACCTCGGCGCATAGGCCTTATACCGGAGGGGACGGGCGGCCATCTACGGGTTGGCACATTGCGTTCGGCGATGTGAATAACGACGGGTTGGATGACGTGTTCATCGCGAAAGGCAATGTCGAACAAATGCCCGATGCGGCAATGGACGATCCGAACAATTTGTTGGTTCAAAAGTCAGACGGCACGTTTGAAGAGCGCGGCAGCGACGCGGGCATCGATACGCTGCACCGGTCGCGGGGCGCGGCGTTGGCGGATTTGAATAATGATGGCCTGCTCGATCTGGTGGTGGTCAATCGCCGCGCGCCCATGGAAATTTATCGCAATGTCAGTAATGCAACCGGTAACTGGGTCGGTGTGACTCTGCTCGGCGAGGACGGCAACGGTGATGCGGTCGGGGCGTTTATTGAGGTTAAAGCCGGCGAGCGGACATATGTGCGTGAGGTCGTTGTTGGCGGTGGCCACGCAGGGGGCGTCGCGGCGCCCGAACATTTCGGTCTGGGTTCGTTTGATGCAGTTCAAGCACGTGTCATTTGGCCGGGAGGCGCAGCGAGTGACTGGATTGAACTGGACGCTGGTGCGGTCTGGATGCTGTGGGCAGATGGCGACGGGCTGGCTGTCGTAGAGTACTAATTTAGCCAACATCGCTTAGGTCGTGGGCTTTGGACTCGGAAGATTATCTATCGACCGACAGGCCGGAGGGTACGTTTTCGGGAACGCCAAGACGACCTTTTAGACTGTCGTAATCTGTTAGGGCGCCCAAAAAAGCGAGCAACTCGTCTACTTCCTGATCCGTAAGGCTGATTGGCTGCAACTCGTTTGCTGCCGCAACCGCTGCAACTTCGGCGGCCTTCTCCATGAGTGCTGTGTCGTTGGCAAAGGTGCCATCGCTAAGGACAGCAATCTCGATGGAATAGGCCGCAAGCGCTGCTTCGGGATCCAGGTGATGGCGCACCGCGTCTTCCAACGAAGCATAGGCACCCGCATGCCCGTAGGGCGCGGTCTCCGTCACATTGCGTAAGGACGGCGTGCGAAAGGCATAAAAATCACCGGCTTCTCCGGTCACACGCCCACGGCCAACATCGCGGTTATGGCGTTCAAACCGCGCTGCCTTGCCGGGTCCTATCTGAGGCATGGCAATGGCGTGAAAATCGTGGTCGGTTTGAAAAAGGCCACTGTGGCAAGTGCTGCATTGAGCTTTTCCGTAGAAAAGGTCCATGCCTGCGGTGGCCTTGCCGTCTAGGGGTGTGCCGTCGCGAAGAAAGGCGTCAAACGGGCTTTGATCGGCGCGCCATTCAAAGGTGATAAAGGCGGCCATGGCATTGG is a genomic window of Shimia isoporae containing:
- a CDS encoding FG-GAP repeat domain-containing protein, whose translation is MWLKSWVALCVGVSATNVGAEVRFAPVAVDDHVYDGGWEHFVGGGVAVSDCDGDGLVDLVAAGGENPAVLMRNRSEVGGDIRFDVATPDVLAMTGVTGVYALDIDGDGWRDLVVLRVGENKLLKGGPECSFRPMEIDGFDGGDGWTTAFSATWEAGNSLPTMAFGNYVDRNNPDGPFEACDSNTLFRPNGDGYVKTVLEPGFCPLSILFSDWGRQGRADLRMSNDRHYYVKGGAEQMWAMEETPRLFEEADGWATHMLWGMGIASRDLDFDGLSEVFLSSMGDQRLMRLSGGQGPAFEDVPYEKGTSAHRPYTGGDGRPSTGWHIAFGDVNNDGLDDVFIAKGNVEQMPDAAMDDPNNLLVQKSDGTFEERGSDAGIDTLHRSRGAALADLNNDGLLDLVVVNRRAPMEIYRNVSNATGNWVGVTLLGEDGNGDAVGAFIEVKAGERTYVREVVVGGGHAGGVAAPEHFGLGSFDAVQARVIWPGGAASDWIELDAGAVWMLWADGDGLAVVEY